One segment of Oscillospiraceae bacterium MB08-C2-2 DNA contains the following:
- a CDS encoding nucleoside phosphorylase: MSQNKLPCLQVNPGEIAPRVITCGDPARAERISKLLENPVCLAQNREYWTYNGLHKGVPVTVSSHGVGCGGAAITFESMWRAGAKVIIRVGTCGGMQDGIDAGSLIIATAACREEGVTEKMVPLSYPAICDREVIGALEASAKEKGLSTHVGIVLTQALFYPSLLESTVKLYAKAGIKAMENEVASLLVVSSLHGVKAGAILAADAKAFELVGVEGYKPDPSVMKKAIDDQISIALDAIINVPID; encoded by the coding sequence ATGAGCCAAAACAAGCTTCCCTGCCTACAGGTTAACCCCGGTGAGATTGCACCCCGGGTGATTACCTGCGGCGATCCCGCCCGAGCCGAGCGCATCTCCAAGCTACTGGAAAACCCGGTGTGCCTAGCCCAAAACCGTGAATACTGGACCTACAACGGCCTGCATAAGGGTGTGCCTGTCACGGTTTCCTCCCATGGGGTGGGCTGCGGCGGTGCCGCTATCACCTTTGAGAGCATGTGGCGTGCGGGAGCCAAGGTGATCATTCGTGTGGGCACCTGCGGCGGTATGCAGGATGGCATTGATGCCGGTTCTCTAATTATCGCCACCGCCGCCTGCCGTGAAGAGGGTGTAACCGAAAAAATGGTGCCCCTTTCTTACCCTGCCATCTGTGACCGTGAGGTCATCGGTGCGCTGGAAGCCTCCGCCAAGGAAAAAGGCCTTTCCACTCATGTGGGCATTGTGCTGACTCAGGCTCTCTTTTATCCCAGCCTGCTGGAATCCACCGTTAAGCTGTATGCCAAGGCCGGTATAAAGGCTATGGAAAACGAGGTTGCCAGCCTGCTGGTGGTTTCTTCCCTTCACGGGGTCAAGGCGGGTGCTATTCTGGCTGCCGATGCCAAAGCTTTTGAACTGGTTGGCGTGGAGGGCTACAAGCCCGATCCTTCGGTCATGAAAAAAGCCATTGACGATCAAATCAGCATTGCTCTGGATGCCATTATCAATGTCCCCATCGATTAA
- a CDS encoding ABC transporter permease, with amino-acid sequence MNESFWFYLAIILNSTLRGLAPILLCTLAVGLCAKVRVFNIAMEGTLLFGCFGAIVGNYWFENLWLALLTAMAMATAFSLLVATFIVRFKVPPLVTGISANIWSAGFTAFMVPVIFGTTGFYFDPEMEALPKLNITSNNMFLRIFSDLNPIDFLSFGIAILIYIIMYKTVVGFRFRAVGENVEAAQSMGTHVNRYKYGAFIATGILCGIAGMQLSLGQVVQFVEGMSGGRGFTALIASSLAGAHPLKIIASSFLFGFANAAGSFLLMFGIKDKIAQLVPYIITLILLIVVGIRQRIKQKKA; translated from the coding sequence ATGAATGAGAGCTTTTGGTTTTATCTGGCGATTATCCTGAACAGTACCCTGCGAGGATTGGCACCGATTCTGCTGTGTACACTGGCGGTGGGGCTTTGCGCAAAGGTCAGAGTGTTTAACATTGCCATGGAGGGCACCCTTCTTTTTGGCTGTTTTGGGGCCATTGTGGGCAACTATTGGTTTGAGAATCTCTGGCTGGCTTTGTTGACTGCCATGGCCATGGCCACTGCCTTTTCCCTGCTGGTGGCTACCTTTATCGTACGCTTTAAGGTGCCCCCGCTAGTTACCGGTATTTCGGCCAACATCTGGTCAGCAGGCTTTACCGCTTTTATGGTACCGGTTATTTTCGGCACCACCGGCTTCTATTTTGATCCGGAGATGGAGGCACTGCCCAAGCTGAACATCACCAGCAACAACATGTTTCTGCGGATTTTCTCAGACCTGAATCCCATCGATTTTCTTTCCTTCGGTATCGCTATTCTGATCTATATTATCATGTATAAAACAGTGGTTGGCTTCCGCTTTCGGGCGGTGGGAGAAAATGTGGAGGCGGCGCAGAGCATGGGTACCCATGTGAACCGCTATAAATATGGTGCCTTTATTGCCACCGGCATTCTTTGCGGCATCGCCGGTATGCAGCTCTCTCTGGGGCAGGTGGTGCAGTTCGTGGAGGGCATGTCTGGCGGACGTGGCTTTACCGCTCTGATTGCCTCCAGTTTGGCTGGTGCCCATCCGCTGAAAATTATTGCCTCCAGCTTTCTGTTCGGCTTTGCCAATGCGGCCGGTTCCTTCCTGCTGATGTTCGGCATCAAGGATAAGATCGCCCAGCTGGTGCCATATATCATTACTTTGATCCTGCTCATTGTGGTGGGAATTCGCCAGCGTATCAAACAAAAGAAGGCTTGA
- a CDS encoding amidohydrolase encodes MIFRNISYVDDRFEVVTDSNIAVEGSKVAWIGQNLAEYTGPKAEVVEGGGKLLLPGFYNNHCHAAMTLLRGYGEGLPLDRWLNERMFPFEDQMTGKDMYWGTLLGIIEMLKSGIVSFTDMYMIMEHIGPAVEESGIKANLSHGCSSFDDSKGYKDLKAYPSTLWLLDYVKGLGHDRIICDASLHAEYTATPRLVREVAEFAREHNLHVHTHISETFSEHEGCKERHGGLTPTQYLNSLGLFDQPTSAAHCVAVDEKDMEILKAKGVTVTHCPSSNLKLGSGVAPAWKMHQMGINVAIGTDGAASNNNLNGLEEVNLAAMVQRGYHREPMAMDMASTLRMACLNGAAAQGRADCGSIKVGNRADLVLYDLEVPHLQPVFDPLSNVLFSAQSSDIAMTMVDGKVLYKNGELTTIDQEKVLFECKSIPPVILAKLAANQK; translated from the coding sequence ATGATATTTCGGAACATCAGCTATGTAGATGACCGCTTTGAGGTGGTCACCGATTCAAACATCGCCGTTGAAGGCAGCAAGGTGGCTTGGATCGGGCAAAATCTTGCCGAATACACTGGCCCCAAGGCCGAGGTTGTGGAGGGCGGCGGCAAGCTTCTGCTCCCCGGCTTCTACAACAACCACTGCCATGCCGCTATGACCCTGCTGCGGGGCTATGGAGAGGGCCTTCCTCTTGACCGCTGGCTCAATGAAAGAATGTTCCCCTTTGAGGATCAAATGACCGGCAAGGATATGTATTGGGGCACGCTGCTGGGCATTATCGAGATGCTCAAGAGCGGAATTGTCTCCTTCACCGACATGTATATGATTATGGAGCACATTGGCCCGGCTGTGGAAGAAAGCGGCATCAAGGCCAACCTGAGCCACGGCTGTTCCTCCTTTGATGACAGCAAGGGCTACAAAGACCTCAAGGCCTATCCCAGCACCCTCTGGCTGCTGGATTATGTGAAGGGTCTGGGGCATGACCGCATTATCTGCGATGCCTCCCTCCATGCGGAATACACCGCCACCCCTCGCTTGGTGCGGGAAGTGGCTGAGTTTGCCAGGGAGCATAACCTCCATGTGCATACCCACATTTCTGAAACCTTCTCCGAACACGAGGGCTGTAAGGAGCGTCACGGCGGCCTGACCCCCACCCAGTATTTAAACAGCCTCGGCCTCTTTGATCAGCCTACCTCCGCCGCCCACTGTGTTGCCGTTGATGAAAAGGATATGGAAATTTTGAAAGCCAAGGGTGTTACCGTCACCCATTGCCCTTCCAGCAATTTGAAGCTGGGCAGCGGTGTGGCACCGGCTTGGAAAATGCACCAGATGGGCATTAACGTGGCTATCGGAACCGATGGCGCCGCCTCCAACAACAACCTCAACGGGCTTGAAGAGGTCAATCTGGCCGCTATGGTGCAGAGAGGCTATCACCGTGAGCCTATGGCTATGGATATGGCCTCCACCCTGCGTATGGCCTGCCTGAATGGTGCGGCCGCGCAGGGACGAGCCGACTGCGGCTCCATCAAGGTAGGCAACCGGGCTGATTTGGTGCTTTACGATCTGGAAGTTCCCCATCTACAGCCTGTATTTGATCCCCTTTCCAACGTTTTGTTTTCCGCCCAATCCAGTGACATTGCCATGACCATGGTAGACGGAAAGGTTCTCTATAAAAATGGGGAGCTGACCACCATAGATCAGGAAAAGGTGCTGTTTGAATGCAAGAGCATTCCCCCGGTGATTCTGGCAAAGCTGGCCGCCAACCAAAAGTAA
- a CDS encoding S-methyl-5-thioribose-1-phosphate isomerase: MERADKGLAFMLQYENVAWYEDGAVRILDRRIYPVRVEFVTCHRHEEVAKAIADMVTQSAGPYTAAGMGMALAAHEAKGKTEGEFLAYMEKAAYTLSHARPTTVQRMEAVTYGCLEAAKVALAAGKPVDLAIREHTVESLDRRYTKISVMAEYLVDMFPKKGTIMTQCFGETIVGQMLKVARNRNYDLKIICPETRPYFQGARLTASVAYDMGYDVTIITDNMPAHTMKAKKVDVFTSAADAICMDGYVVNKVGTFQIAICAHYMGIPYFATGAPDRGHTTIDTVTIEERDQSYVLEAMGVRTAMEGVKGYYPTFDATPPHLVSGVVTDKGIFSPYDLDRYYKNGAEGEYGTYGPAKKEDKIADKFLC; the protein is encoded by the coding sequence ATGGAACGAGCAGATAAAGGCCTTGCGTTTATGCTCCAATATGAAAATGTAGCCTGGTATGAGGACGGTGCAGTCCGCATTCTGGATCGCCGCATTTACCCCGTGCGGGTGGAGTTTGTCACCTGCCATCGTCATGAGGAGGTAGCCAAGGCTATCGCTGATATGGTCACCCAAAGTGCTGGCCCTTACACCGCCGCCGGTATGGGCATGGCTCTGGCCGCCCATGAAGCCAAGGGAAAAACCGAGGGTGAGTTCCTTGCCTATATGGAAAAGGCCGCCTATACCCTTTCCCACGCCCGCCCCACCACCGTTCAGCGTATGGAGGCTGTAACCTACGGCTGTCTGGAAGCCGCCAAGGTGGCTCTTGCCGCTGGAAAGCCCGTTGATCTGGCTATCCGAGAGCATACAGTTGAAAGCCTTGACCGCCGCTACACCAAGATCAGCGTTATGGCGGAATATCTGGTGGATATGTTCCCTAAGAAGGGCACCATCATGACCCAATGCTTTGGTGAAACCATTGTGGGCCAGATGCTCAAGGTTGCCCGCAACCGGAACTATGACCTGAAAATCATCTGCCCCGAAACCCGCCCTTACTTCCAAGGCGCACGGCTCACCGCCAGCGTGGCCTATGATATGGGCTATGATGTGACCATCATCACCGACAATATGCCTGCTCATACCATGAAGGCTAAAAAGGTGGATGTGTTCACCTCCGCCGCCGATGCTATCTGCATGGATGGCTATGTGGTCAACAAGGTGGGCACCTTCCAGATCGCCATTTGTGCCCATTATATGGGTATCCCCTATTTTGCAACCGGTGCACCCGACAGGGGCCACACCACCATTGATACCGTTACCATTGAAGAGCGGGATCAGAGCTATGTTCTGGAGGCCATGGGCGTGCGCACCGCCATGGAAGGGGTTAAGGGCTATTATCCCACCTTTGATGCAACCCCGCCCCATTTGGTCAGCGGCGTTGTCACCGATAAGGGCATCTTCTCCCCCTATGATCTGGACCGCTACTACAAAAACGGAGCTGAGGGCGAATACGGCACCTACGGTCCTGCCAAGAAGGAAGATAAAATAGCGGATAAATTTCTCTGCTAA
- a CDS encoding purine-nucleoside phosphorylase, protein MKYQFDYEYFKKSADYILEKTGFKPEIAIILGSALGSLAEEIENPIVIDYADIPNFLVSTVKSHAGKLILGKLCGRNVICMSGRFHFYEGYDFEQLVIPIRVFKLLGVEATILTNAAGGINTGYKPGDIMIINDHIKLAGASPLRGPNVEELGPRFFDVSDMYTARLREIAKRAAANIGLDIKEGVYFFATGPQFETAAEIRAMRIMGADAVGMSTVTEALTAAHCGMKLLGLSLISNMATGVLDQPLCTGEVSEVGRQTSGQFKALLREIIKEMEASK, encoded by the coding sequence ATGAAATATCAGTTTGACTACGAGTATTTTAAAAAAAGTGCAGATTACATTCTGGAAAAGACCGGCTTCAAGCCGGAAATCGCCATTATACTGGGCTCGGCTCTCGGAAGCCTTGCAGAAGAAATTGAAAACCCCATTGTGATTGACTATGCGGATATCCCCAACTTTCTGGTGAGCACCGTTAAATCCCACGCCGGCAAGCTGATTTTGGGCAAGCTCTGCGGAAGAAATGTGATCTGTATGTCCGGGCGGTTCCATTTCTACGAGGGCTATGATTTTGAGCAGCTGGTGATCCCCATCCGTGTCTTTAAGCTGCTGGGTGTGGAGGCCACCATCCTCACAAACGCCGCCGGGGGCATCAACACCGGCTACAAGCCCGGGGATATTATGATCATCAACGATCACATCAAGCTGGCGGGTGCAAGCCCCCTGCGTGGTCCCAATGTGGAGGAGCTTGGCCCCCGGTTCTTCGATGTTTCGGATATGTATACCGCCCGGCTGCGGGAGATCGCCAAAAGGGCCGCCGCCAACATTGGGCTGGATATTAAAGAAGGCGTTTATTTCTTTGCCACCGGGCCCCAGTTTGAAACCGCCGCCGAAATCCGTGCCATGCGCATCATGGGCGCCGATGCGGTGGGCATGTCCACTGTCACCGAAGCTTTGACCGCCGCCCACTGCGGCATGAAGCTGCTGGGGCTTTCCCTCATCAGCAACATGGCCACCGGCGTGCTGGATCAGCCACTCTGCACCGGCGAGGTCAGTGAGGTAGGCCGCCAGACCTCCGGGCAGTTCAAAGCCCTTCTGCGGGAGATTATCAAGGAAATGGAGGCCTCCAAATGA
- a CDS encoding ABC transporter ATP-binding protein — MQLEMNHIKKVYGTLLANDDISISVKAGEVLAIVGENGAGKSTLMRILYGIEQPTAGEITIDGKRVDISSPTQAIANKIGMVQQHFMLFSNFTTTENIIYGGEPRKGFGGQAGKGPFFDKKGAEKVVCDLCERYKLYVDPTHRMGDCTVGIQQRVEILKVLYQDAQLIIFDEPTAVLTPQEIGDLLKTIRVLADSGRSIILITHKLAEVMEVADRVVVLRGGKQISTLDKKDTTMEELSYLMVGRQLARREITPPNLGDAVLELKELLVKSEDGKCLLDHISLSVRSGEVVGIAGVSGNGQSELIQVITGLISADGGKVEICGADMTNRPVREIREGGCSVVPEDRYLWGTSGQATVSETALMGYQNQATYQKKGFLKVRNVAELTWQMVRQFGVKVGSIRQKASELSGGNLQKLIVAREMTHNSPFLLVAEPTRGIDVGAIEFIHKQILSQRGEGRGILLISSELSEVMSLSDRILVMYNGRIQGEVSRAEATEEKLGLMMAGGKRNVC, encoded by the coding sequence ATGCAGCTGGAGATGAATCATATAAAAAAAGTGTACGGAACTCTGCTGGCCAACGATGATATCAGCATTTCGGTGAAGGCGGGCGAGGTGCTGGCCATAGTGGGGGAAAACGGAGCGGGAAAAAGCACGCTGATGCGTATCCTTTATGGCATTGAGCAGCCAACCGCCGGTGAGATTACCATCGACGGAAAACGGGTGGATATATCCAGCCCGACACAGGCAATTGCCAATAAGATTGGCATGGTGCAGCAGCATTTTATGCTGTTTTCCAATTTCACCACCACCGAAAACATTATCTATGGCGGTGAACCCCGAAAAGGCTTCGGCGGTCAGGCAGGGAAGGGCCCCTTTTTTGATAAAAAGGGTGCGGAAAAGGTTGTGTGCGATCTTTGTGAGCGGTATAAGCTCTATGTGGATCCAACTCATCGGATGGGCGATTGCACGGTGGGGATACAGCAGCGGGTGGAAATTCTCAAGGTTCTGTATCAGGATGCCCAGCTCATTATTTTTGATGAACCCACAGCGGTTTTAACACCGCAGGAAATCGGCGATTTACTTAAAACAATTCGGGTGCTGGCCGATAGCGGCCGCAGCATTATTCTTATCACACATAAGCTGGCCGAGGTTATGGAGGTTGCAGATCGGGTTGTGGTCCTGCGGGGCGGCAAACAGATCAGCACACTGGATAAAAAAGACACCACCATGGAGGAGCTTTCTTACCTGATGGTAGGCCGCCAGCTGGCCCGGCGGGAGATCACGCCCCCAAACCTTGGCGATGCTGTTTTAGAGCTCAAGGAGCTTTTGGTTAAATCGGAGGATGGCAAGTGCCTTCTGGATCACATTTCCCTCTCGGTTCGCAGTGGGGAAGTGGTAGGCATTGCCGGCGTTTCCGGAAACGGCCAGTCGGAGCTGATACAGGTGATCACCGGCCTTATTTCCGCCGACGGCGGAAAGGTGGAGATCTGCGGAGCCGATATGACCAATAGGCCGGTTCGGGAAATCCGGGAGGGTGGCTGTTCCGTTGTGCCGGAGGATCGTTACCTGTGGGGAACCTCGGGGCAGGCCACTGTTTCTGAAACGGCCCTTATGGGGTATCAGAATCAGGCCACTTATCAGAAAAAGGGTTTCCTCAAGGTGCGCAATGTAGCGGAGCTGACTTGGCAGATGGTTCGGCAGTTCGGCGTTAAGGTAGGCAGTATTCGCCAAAAGGCTTCGGAGCTTTCCGGCGGTAACCTTCAAAAGCTGATTGTTGCCCGGGAAATGACCCACAATTCTCCCTTTTTGCTGGTAGCGGAGCCCACCCGAGGCATTGATGTGGGAGCCATTGAGTTTATACATAAGCAAATCCTCAGCCAGAGAGGTGAAGGCCGGGGAATTCTGCTGATTTCTTCCGAGCTTTCTGAGGTTATGAGCCTTTCTGACCGGATACTGGTTATGTATAATGGCCGTATTCAGGGCGAGGTTTCCCGTGCGGAGGCCACAGAGGAGAAACTAGGTCTGATGATGGCAGGGGGGAAACGCAATGTCTGCTGA
- a CDS encoding class II aldolase/adducin family protein, which yields MTLLQAKQEVLDMAVRCYKEALMAGTSGNLSVLTDDQKLVITPSSVDYSTMTVEDIMVTTLDGEILEGPHKPSSEWRMHAQIYKNLPHLRAVVHTHSPYATSFAVINQPVPVILIEMMYFLGGDVPVSDFALPGTDDVGRNAVKSLADRNACLMQNHGVLAVGETLQKAYIRAVYTEDAAKICHMAKCIGQPVLISQELQDRMLNR from the coding sequence ATGACTCTTTTACAAGCAAAGCAGGAAGTTTTGGATATGGCTGTCCGCTGCTACAAGGAAGCGCTGATGGCAGGCACCAGCGGCAATCTCAGCGTTCTCACCGATGACCAGAAGCTAGTCATTACCCCCAGCAGCGTAGATTATTCCACCATGACGGTGGAGGATATTATGGTCACCACACTGGATGGCGAAATTTTGGAAGGCCCTCATAAGCCATCCTCCGAGTGGCGGATGCACGCCCAGATTTATAAGAATCTGCCCCATCTGCGGGCGGTGGTGCACACCCACTCCCCCTATGCCACCAGCTTTGCCGTTATCAACCAGCCGGTTCCGGTGATTCTCATTGAGATGATGTACTTTTTAGGCGGCGATGTGCCTGTATCTGACTTTGCTCTCCCCGGCACCGATGATGTGGGCCGCAACGCAGTCAAAAGTCTAGCTGATCGCAATGCCTGCCTGATGCAGAATCACGGCGTTCTGGCTGTGGGTGAAACCCTGCAAAAAGCCTATATCCGGGCGGTTTATACCGAGGATGCAGCCAAAATTTGCCATATGGCCAAATGCATCGGCCAGCCGGTTCTCATTTCTCAGGAGCTGCAGGATAGAATGCTGAACCGCTAA
- a CDS encoding ABC transporter permease → MSAENNRSGAKRSLGDIAFWLFEKAGQPVVALIIAFFVGGLAILASGENPLKVYSIMFEKTLFHLPGIMNTLARSTPIIICAMGLAIAWRANYETIGSEGQMILGGISAAITALYLPAPGIVRTLVAIVVAIIVAGVYSMAAGFLDTQFRVPLVICSLLLNSIAALFGSYLVGFPFKDLSSGGIAIQTPQVEEAARIPKMVTRYAPHWGLLVAILLVAATWFFMNRTVFGYESKMVGLNSNFARYGGVRRTRVMYVTLFIAGACAGLAGAFEVLGMQYRFVDQAVQQTNYPWTGLMAVLIGGYRPIATALISLALAAIQYAGTVVARETNVTQDIAKIIQATLTLLVAARLLARYIATKKSQRTLRRREQEQDGLAAVTEGGDDHE, encoded by the coding sequence ATGTCTGCTGAAAACAATCGTTCCGGCGCGAAACGCTCGCTCGGGGATATAGCCTTCTGGCTGTTTGAGAAAGCCGGTCAGCCGGTTGTGGCGTTGATTATTGCCTTTTTTGTGGGTGGATTGGCCATTCTGGCCTCGGGAGAAAACCCACTGAAGGTCTATTCCATAATGTTTGAAAAAACCCTGTTTCATCTGCCCGGCATTATGAACACACTGGCACGCTCCACCCCCATTATCATTTGTGCCATGGGTCTTGCCATTGCGTGGCGGGCTAATTACGAAACCATCGGCAGTGAAGGCCAGATGATTCTGGGTGGTATTTCCGCCGCTATCACTGCACTGTATCTTCCCGCACCGGGCATTGTAAGGACTCTGGTAGCTATTGTAGTGGCTATTATAGTGGCAGGTGTCTATTCCATGGCGGCAGGCTTTCTGGATACCCAGTTCCGGGTGCCGCTGGTTATCTGCTCCTTGCTGCTCAACTCCATTGCGGCCTTGTTTGGCTCCTATCTGGTGGGCTTTCCTTTCAAGGATCTTTCCAGCGGTGGTATTGCCATTCAAACGCCTCAGGTGGAGGAGGCAGCCCGTATTCCCAAGATGGTGACCCGCTATGCCCCTCACTGGGGTCTATTGGTGGCCATTCTGCTGGTGGCGGCCACATGGTTCTTTATGAACCGCACCGTTTTCGGCTATGAATCCAAGATGGTTGGGCTTAATTCCAACTTTGCCCGGTATGGAGGTGTACGGCGTACCCGGGTGATGTATGTGACCCTGTTTATCGCTGGGGCCTGTGCGGGCTTGGCCGGTGCTTTTGAGGTTCTGGGTATGCAGTACCGCTTTGTGGATCAGGCGGTGCAGCAGACCAACTACCCGTGGACAGGCTTGATGGCCGTTCTCATCGGCGGATACCGCCCCATTGCCACCGCGCTGATTTCACTGGCGCTGGCCGCAATTCAGTATGCAGGTACGGTTGTTGCCCGTGAAACCAATGTCACACAGGATATCGCCAAAATTATTCAGGCCACCTTGACCCTGTTGGTGGCGGCCAGACTGCTGGCCCGGTATATTGCCACCAAGAAAAGCCAGCGAACTCTGCGCCGCCGGGAGCAGGAACAGGATGGGCTGGCAGCGGTGACAGAAGGGGGCGATGACCATGAATGA
- a CDS encoding nucleoside phosphorylase produces MGKFMSSTGLSEEQGAKFAILPGDPGRCETIAKFLESPRFVASNREFTTWEGKIDGVRVLVVSTGIGGPSASIAVEELTQIGVEYFIRIGTTGGMQMHIGAGDVIIPSGAIRQEGTSKEYVPVEFPAVPDFELTRELVDAAKAPMKYNYHVGVVQSKDSFMGQHAPATMPASQELLYKYNAWIAANCLCSEMECAAVFTVAQIRRVKAAAILLCIWNKEREKAGMPAEVVRDHTDAIRIVMQAIRSVINKEGFNRRK; encoded by the coding sequence ATGGGTAAATTTATGTCATCCACTGGTTTGAGTGAGGAGCAGGGCGCAAAATTTGCGATTCTGCCCGGTGATCCCGGCCGCTGTGAGACCATTGCAAAGTTCTTGGAAAGCCCTCGTTTTGTGGCTTCTAACCGTGAGTTTACCACTTGGGAAGGCAAGATTGACGGTGTAAGGGTGCTGGTGGTTTCCACCGGGATCGGCGGGCCTTCGGCCTCCATTGCGGTGGAGGAGCTGACCCAGATTGGTGTTGAATATTTTATTCGCATTGGCACCACCGGCGGCATGCAGATGCACATTGGTGCCGGGGATGTGATTATTCCCAGCGGTGCAATCCGTCAGGAGGGCACCTCCAAGGAATATGTACCGGTCGAGTTCCCGGCGGTTCCGGATTTTGAGCTGACCCGTGAGCTGGTGGATGCTGCAAAAGCACCGATGAAATACAATTACCATGTGGGCGTGGTGCAGAGCAAGGATTCCTTTATGGGCCAGCATGCCCCTGCCACTATGCCGGCCAGTCAGGAGCTTCTCTATAAATACAACGCTTGGATTGCCGCCAACTGCCTGTGCAGTGAAATGGAATGCGCCGCTGTGTTCACCGTTGCCCAGATTCGCCGGGTGAAGGCTGCTGCCATTCTGCTGTGCATCTGGAACAAGGAACGTGAGAAAGCCGGGATGCCCGCTGAGGTTGTGCGGGATCATACCGATGCTATCCGCATTGTCATGCAGGCTATCCGTTCGGTGATCAACAAAGAAGGCTTCAACCGCCGAAAATAA
- a CDS encoding Arc family DNA-binding protein, producing the protein MPSNLPQFTLRISLSLLDKLRYIANQNSRSANKEMEMLIKNHIAEFEKEHGEIIVR; encoded by the coding sequence ATGCCTTCTAATTTACCGCAATTCACTCTTCGAATCAGCCTGAGCCTGCTGGATAAGCTTCGTTACATTGCCAACCAGAACAGCCGCTCTGCCAATAAAGAGATGGAAATGCTGATCAAAAACCATATTGCTGAGTTTGAAAAGGAGCATGGAGAAATTATTGTAAGATAA
- a CDS encoding BMP family protein, translating into MKMKKALALFLTCVLCLSALGGCGGSGAPASSTGGAAASTPAAEGASEGAAPAGTDASKLKIGIVTTNKISTQPFLLGIKAGFEKAQAEYGFEGKIIESNDVNEVEENVRSLVDDGFDLVIGGEYGAVDAINKLALEYPERTFAMFDATSEVENVRNIDFHEQEAAYLIGMLAGMVSETGKLGAVHVGQNQKSYNWRWGFAEGAEYGASKVGKTIDKSTIQWAFVGSYNDPAKAKDFALNMFNSGCDFINGACALGETGIIEASTEKGFYTSTQDVDKTEQGENIITGQIKNTDEVFYQLVADYCQGNWSNETIYYGLKEKGVGMLYVTKEGAAPRRADVFTDEMVNILKQTAQEIIDGKIDMTVPLEK; encoded by the coding sequence ATGAAGATGAAAAAAGCATTGGCCCTCTTTTTGACCTGTGTGTTGTGTCTTTCCGCTTTGGGTGGATGCGGCGGCAGCGGTGCTCCGGCTTCCTCTACTGGCGGAGCTGCTGCCAGTACCCCTGCTGCTGAGGGCGCATCCGAAGGTGCCGCTCCTGCCGGCACAGATGCTTCTAAACTCAAAATCGGCATTGTAACCACCAACAAAATCTCCACCCAGCCTTTCCTGCTTGGCATCAAGGCCGGATTCGAAAAGGCTCAGGCTGAGTATGGCTTTGAGGGCAAGATCATTGAATCCAACGACGTCAATGAAGTGGAAGAAAATGTCCGCTCTTTGGTGGATGATGGCTTTGATCTGGTAATCGGCGGCGAATATGGCGCTGTGGATGCCATCAACAAGCTGGCCCTGGAATACCCCGAGCGCACCTTTGCCATGTTCGATGCCACCTCTGAGGTGGAAAATGTGCGTAACATCGATTTCCACGAGCAGGAAGCCGCTTACCTGATCGGTATGCTGGCTGGTATGGTTTCTGAAACAGGCAAGCTTGGCGCCGTTCATGTGGGCCAGAATCAGAAGTCCTACAACTGGAGATGGGGCTTTGCCGAAGGCGCTGAGTACGGTGCTTCCAAGGTAGGCAAAACAATTGATAAGAGCACCATCCAGTGGGCCTTTGTCGGCAGCTACAATGACCCTGCCAAGGCAAAGGATTTCGCGCTCAACATGTTTAACTCCGGCTGTGATTTCATCAATGGCGCCTGCGCTTTGGGTGAAACCGGCATCATCGAAGCTTCTACCGAAAAAGGCTTCTATACCTCTACACAGGATGTGGATAAGACCGAGCAGGGCGAAAACATCATCACCGGCCAGATCAAGAACACCGACGAGGTTTTCTATCAGTTGGTTGCTGATTACTGCCAGGGTAACTGGTCCAACGAGACCATCTACTACGGCCTGAAGGAAAAAGGCGTTGGTATGCTGTATGTTACCAAAGAGGGCGCCGCTCCCCGCCGCGCTGATGTTTTCACCGATGAAATGGTGAACATTCTCAAGCAGACTGCACAGGAAATTATCGATGGCAAAATTGATATGACTGTGCCGCTGGAGAAATAA